Proteins encoded together in one Rhizobacter sp. J219 window:
- a CDS encoding glycosyltransferase family 2 protein encodes MNGERVVSVIVPCRNERRYIERFCAGVLGQQLPAGWRLQLVVADGQSDDGTRELLQQLAARDERIVWIDNPARIVSPGLNAALKMAEGEIIVRMDVHTDYAPDYVAQCLALHAETGADNVGGPWHAVPDAGAGAMQHAVAAAFQSRWVAGGASSRRLDFEGWVDTVYLGSWPRRTFERFGGFDEQLVRNQDDEHNLRIVKGGGRVWQSARIRSTYRPRARLGQVFRQYLQYGYWKPYVMKKHGQAASLRHLVPSVFVAGLAVLAVPAGFGLVWPLVALLALYGSAVLAMTGAVWQQQRCALPVLLRIPAVIAAYHLGYGIGSLAGWWDVLRGAAGRAGFTTLTR; translated from the coding sequence ATGAACGGCGAGCGCGTCGTTTCGGTGATCGTGCCCTGTCGCAACGAGCGGCGCTACATCGAGCGCTTCTGCGCCGGCGTGCTGGGCCAGCAGCTGCCGGCCGGGTGGCGACTGCAGCTGGTGGTCGCCGATGGCCAGAGCGACGATGGCACGCGCGAGCTGCTGCAGCAACTGGCCGCACGCGACGAACGCATCGTCTGGATCGACAACCCGGCCCGCATCGTGTCTCCCGGCCTGAACGCCGCGCTCAAGATGGCCGAAGGCGAGATCATCGTGCGCATGGACGTGCACACCGACTACGCGCCCGACTACGTGGCGCAGTGCCTGGCACTGCACGCCGAGACCGGCGCCGACAACGTGGGTGGCCCCTGGCATGCGGTGCCCGATGCGGGTGCCGGCGCCATGCAGCATGCCGTGGCCGCCGCGTTCCAGTCGCGCTGGGTGGCGGGCGGCGCCTCCTCGCGCCGGCTCGACTTCGAGGGCTGGGTCGATACTGTCTACCTCGGCAGCTGGCCGCGCCGCACCTTCGAGCGCTTCGGCGGCTTCGACGAGCAGCTCGTGCGCAACCAGGACGACGAGCACAACCTTCGCATCGTCAAAGGCGGCGGCCGGGTCTGGCAGTCGGCGCGCATCCGCAGCACCTACCGGCCGCGGGCTCGCCTGGGCCAGGTGTTCCGGCAGTACCTGCAGTACGGCTACTGGAAGCCGTATGTGATGAAGAAGCACGGGCAGGCGGCGTCGCTGCGGCATCTGGTGCCGAGCGTCTTCGTGGCGGGGCTCGCGGTGCTGGCGGTGCCGGCCGGGTTCGGCCTGGTGTGGCCGCTCGTGGCGCTGCTTGCCCTGTATGGCAGTGCGGTGCTGGCAATGACGGGGGCGGTGTGGCAGCAGCAGCGCTGCGCCCTGCCGGTGCTGCTGCGCATTCCTGCGGTGATCGCGGCCTACCACCTCGGCTATGGCATCGGCTCGCTGGCGGGCTGGTGGGATGTGCTGCGCGGGGCCGCGGGCCGTGCGGGCTTCACGACGTTGACGAGGTGA
- a CDS encoding DegT/DnrJ/EryC1/StrS aminotransferase family protein: MTEKLPFLPFALPDIGEEEIAEVVDTLRSGWVTTGPKTKRFEEDFTAFLGDPSLQSLAVNSATAGLHLALEALGIGPGDEVITTTHTFTATAEVVRYLGADVVLVDIDPATLCIDPAAVEAAITPRTKAILPVHYGGLAADMPALLAIAKKHGLKVVEDAAHALPTTCGGKLIGTLDSDVTVFSFYANKTITTGEGGMVVTRHAELANRMKVMRLHGMSRDAFDRFTAKVPSWYYEIVAPGFKYNLTDIASALGLQQLKKAWAFQKARQRVAERYDEVLAGLPLMLPRHAAAGEVHSWHLYAVRLAPDARATRNEVIEALFAGGIGCSVHYIPLHLQPYWRDRYGLTPQMFPRSQVTFERLISLPMYSRMTLADVDRVVRALERALVRAGV; encoded by the coding sequence ATGACCGAGAAGTTGCCGTTCCTGCCATTCGCCTTGCCCGACATCGGTGAAGAAGAAATCGCCGAAGTGGTGGACACGCTGCGCTCGGGCTGGGTCACCACCGGCCCGAAGACCAAGCGCTTCGAAGAAGACTTCACCGCTTTCCTCGGCGACCCGTCGCTGCAGTCGCTGGCGGTTAACTCCGCGACCGCGGGCCTGCACCTGGCGCTGGAAGCGCTGGGCATCGGCCCCGGCGACGAGGTGATCACCACCACGCACACCTTCACGGCCACGGCCGAAGTCGTGCGCTATCTCGGCGCCGACGTGGTGCTGGTCGACATCGACCCCGCCACGCTGTGCATCGACCCCGCGGCCGTGGAAGCCGCCATCACGCCGCGCACCAAGGCCATCCTGCCGGTGCACTATGGTGGCCTCGCAGCTGACATGCCCGCCTTGCTGGCCATTGCGAAGAAGCACGGCCTGAAGGTGGTGGAAGATGCCGCCCACGCACTGCCCACCACCTGCGGCGGCAAGCTCATCGGCACGCTCGACTCCGACGTGACGGTCTTCAGCTTCTACGCCAACAAGACCATCACCACCGGCGAAGGCGGCATGGTCGTCACGCGCCACGCCGAGCTGGCCAACCGCATGAAGGTGATGCGGCTGCACGGCATGAGCCGCGATGCCTTCGACCGCTTCACCGCCAAGGTGCCGAGCTGGTACTACGAGATCGTGGCGCCGGGGTTCAAGTACAACCTGACGGACATCGCCTCCGCGCTGGGGTTGCAGCAGTTGAAGAAGGCCTGGGCGTTCCAGAAAGCCCGTCAGCGCGTGGCCGAGCGCTACGACGAGGTGCTCGCTGGGCTGCCGCTGATGTTGCCGCGGCACGCGGCAGCGGGCGAGGTGCACTCCTGGCACCTCTATGCGGTACGTTTGGCGCCTGACGCTCGCGCGACGCGAAATGAAGTGATCGAAGCGCTCTTTGCTGGCGGCATCGGTTGCAGCGTCCACTACATCCCTCTGCACCTGCAACCCTACTGGCGTGACCGTTACGGGCTGACGCCTCAGATGTTCCCGCGCAGCCAAGTTACTTTTGAGCGACTCATCAGCCTGCCCATGTACTCGCGCATGACGCTCGCCGACGTGGACCGTGTGGTGCGCGCACTCGAACGAGCATTGGTCCGTGCCGGCGTATGA
- a CDS encoding acetyltransferase, with protein MERLLIVGAGGFGRSVAEAVLATSRYALVGFLDDRWPDVEPVWGHPVLGKTQIAQFSAHADAAIVALGDNERRRLLCEAVLASGMQLANVIHPAAVVSPSAKLGRGVTVMAGAVIGCEAKLGDGALVNTGAIVDHHAEVQDFGHLGAGSCLAGGAILGENSRLLQRVSLKPGERSPPNTTINALAV; from the coding sequence ATGGAACGCTTGCTGATCGTCGGTGCGGGGGGGTTTGGGCGGTCTGTTGCCGAAGCCGTCCTCGCGACTTCACGCTACGCCCTCGTGGGCTTCCTCGATGATCGCTGGCCCGATGTGGAGCCGGTCTGGGGTCACCCTGTTCTGGGCAAGACGCAAATCGCACAGTTTTCCGCGCACGCCGATGCTGCGATCGTGGCACTCGGCGACAACGAAAGGCGTCGCCTGCTTTGCGAGGCCGTCCTCGCAAGTGGCATGCAACTGGCCAATGTGATCCACCCGGCCGCAGTTGTCTCGCCCAGTGCCAAGCTGGGCCGCGGTGTGACCGTCATGGCCGGGGCAGTCATCGGCTGTGAAGCCAAACTGGGTGACGGGGCCTTGGTGAACACCGGAGCTATCGTCGATCATCACGCCGAAGTACAGGACTTCGGACACTTGGGCGCCGGTTCTTGCTTGGCAGGTGGTGCAATCTTGGGTGAAAACAGCAGGCTCCTCCAGCGCGTCTCGTTGAAACCTGGAGAACGCAGCCCACCCAATACCACCATCAACGCACTCGCCGTCTGA
- a CDS encoding glycosyltransferase family 4 protein translates to MTVLILLFAAACASALLTGLVRRYAISAKLLDHPNARSSHTLPTPRGGGVAIVFSFLLVCTVLAVLGWVPRPMFWLFGLSAALVALVGFVDDRKPLPARWRFLAHMAGSIGCVVALGVVLPPVPMLGWQVDLGWFGVALAASYITWMINLYNFMDGIDGLASVEAISVALGGALCWWLATGTSMWAVPALFAACVAGFLAWNFPPAKIFMGDAGSGFLGLVLGFLSLWAAFQAPAVYWSWFILTGVFMVDATTTLVRRVRRGERFNEAHRNHAYQYASRKHGSHKRITMAVAAINTLWLLPLAVAVALGKLDGLATTIVAYIPLVALAFRYKAGDRAHQEV, encoded by the coding sequence ATGACCGTCCTCATCCTCCTCTTCGCTGCAGCCTGCGCGTCTGCACTGCTGACTGGTCTGGTGCGCCGCTACGCGATCTCGGCCAAACTCCTCGACCATCCCAACGCCCGCAGCTCCCACACGCTGCCCACGCCGCGTGGCGGGGGTGTCGCCATCGTGTTCAGCTTCCTCCTGGTGTGCACCGTTCTGGCGGTGCTGGGCTGGGTGCCGCGCCCGATGTTCTGGCTTTTCGGACTCTCGGCTGCGCTGGTCGCGCTGGTGGGCTTCGTCGACGACCGCAAGCCACTGCCAGCGCGCTGGCGCTTCCTGGCCCACATGGCGGGCTCGATCGGCTGCGTGGTGGCCCTCGGAGTCGTGCTGCCGCCCGTGCCCATGCTGGGCTGGCAGGTTGATCTGGGCTGGTTCGGCGTCGCCCTCGCCGCGTCGTACATCACGTGGATGATCAACCTCTACAACTTCATGGACGGCATCGATGGTCTTGCCAGCGTCGAAGCTATCAGCGTCGCACTCGGCGGGGCTCTGTGCTGGTGGCTCGCCACTGGCACCTCGATGTGGGCCGTGCCCGCACTCTTCGCTGCCTGCGTCGCCGGCTTCCTGGCCTGGAACTTCCCGCCCGCCAAGATTTTTATGGGAGATGCCGGCAGTGGCTTCCTCGGCCTGGTGCTGGGTTTCCTCTCGCTGTGGGCCGCCTTTCAGGCACCGGCCGTCTACTGGAGCTGGTTCATCTTGACGGGCGTCTTCATGGTCGACGCCACCACCACCTTGGTCCGGAGAGTCCGCCGCGGAGAACGCTTCAACGAGGCACACCGCAACCACGCCTACCAGTACGCCTCGCGCAAGCACGGCTCGCACAAGCGCATCACGATGGCCGTCGCGGCGATCAACACGCTGTGGCTGCTGCCTCTGGCAGTGGCCGTCGCCCTGGGCAAGCTAGATGGTTTGGCGACCACCATCGTCGCCTATATTCCGCTGGTCGCGCTGGCATTCAGGTACAAGGCTGGTGACCGCGCCCACCAGGAGGTCTGA
- a CDS encoding NAD(P)-dependent oxidoreductase has product MKRIVILGGLGFIGLELCRRLVGQGHEVVAIDNLSPQIHGEMPATVVPEGTRAVRLDVRELAERPDLFEGTNAVFHLAAETGTGQSMYRIAHYVSVNGFGTAALLEAIAKCNKRPAQIVVASSRSVYGEGAYVSPKAPDRLLQPAPRTRAQLDRGQWEPLDSDGVPLQAVATPETLAFAPGSVYAATKASQELLLMSASAALGFKSTVFRFQNVYGEGQSLRNPYTGIISIFFNRARQGMEIPLYEDGLESRDFVHVHDIVNALTRSVGADLPPGAVMNLGAGRPTSVTELAHELLAAAELTVPVRVTGQFRVGDIRHCFADLTQAHSLLGYTPEVSLSQGLRRFCAWAQAQPVHEDRLAAATEELRRKGLAN; this is encoded by the coding sequence ATGAAAAGAATCGTCATCCTCGGAGGCCTCGGCTTCATCGGTCTCGAACTCTGCCGCCGCCTCGTCGGGCAGGGCCACGAGGTGGTAGCCATCGACAACCTGTCCCCGCAAATTCACGGCGAAATGCCGGCGACCGTCGTGCCTGAGGGCACTCGCGCTGTACGGCTCGACGTACGCGAACTCGCCGAGCGGCCCGACCTGTTCGAAGGGACCAACGCCGTGTTCCATCTCGCAGCAGAGACCGGCACTGGCCAGTCAATGTACAGGATCGCCCACTATGTGAGCGTCAACGGATTCGGCACTGCGGCCTTGCTCGAAGCCATCGCCAAGTGCAACAAGCGGCCAGCGCAAATCGTGGTGGCCTCCAGCCGGAGCGTCTACGGCGAAGGCGCGTATGTTTCGCCCAAGGCCCCGGATCGCCTGCTGCAGCCCGCCCCGCGCACGCGAGCCCAGCTCGACCGCGGCCAATGGGAGCCGCTCGACTCCGATGGCGTGCCACTGCAGGCAGTGGCCACGCCGGAGACGCTCGCATTCGCGCCGGGCTCTGTGTACGCCGCCACCAAGGCCTCTCAGGAGCTGCTGCTGATGTCGGCATCGGCCGCGCTCGGCTTCAAGAGCACCGTGTTCCGCTTCCAGAACGTGTACGGTGAAGGCCAGTCGCTGCGCAACCCGTACACCGGGATCATCTCCATCTTCTTCAACCGCGCCCGCCAGGGCATGGAGATCCCGCTGTATGAAGACGGCCTTGAGTCGCGCGATTTCGTGCACGTGCACGACATCGTCAACGCGCTGACGCGATCCGTCGGGGCCGACCTTCCGCCCGGTGCTGTGATGAATCTCGGCGCAGGACGCCCGACGTCGGTGACCGAACTGGCGCACGAACTGCTGGCCGCTGCAGAGCTGACCGTGCCCGTGCGGGTGACGGGCCAGTTCCGGGTAGGCGACATCCGCCATTGCTTCGCCGATCTAACGCAAGCGCACTCGCTGCTCGGCTACACACCGGAGGTGAGCCTTTCGCAAGGACTGCGGCGCTTCTGTGCGTGGGCCCAGGCGCAGCCCGTTCACGAAGACCGCCTTGCCGCAGCCACCGAGGAACTCAGGCGCAAGGGCCTGGCCAATTGA
- a CDS encoding glycosyltransferase, with protein MKLGIDMHNVRNGGGVSYISNILRVFDPHKHGFSRVCVFGSNEVLALLPDGPHIEKHPQAILSRNLLFRLFFVFFLLGGELRRTGCSLLYSPGGLYFGGIRPFATISRNMMPFEPEHWGMYPTFSFDRLRLHLLRRFHAITFRRADGMVFLTTIAERIVGGAMGTPRGRTAVIAHGVNRKLFRRSDDSPPLPATIDPQGPIRLVYPSRLEPYKHQVQVIEAVKALRREYPQLTIDLCGPANPDYKVIVDAALDASGLGPEAVRYHGELPLAALPPLYGQSHLLVFASSCENLPNTLIEALCFGIPIVSSRHPPMPEVARDACLYFDPSDSQSIVQAIRGGADGLAGRP; from the coding sequence ATGAAGCTTGGTATCGACATGCACAACGTCCGCAATGGCGGGGGCGTGAGCTACATCTCCAACATCCTTCGCGTGTTCGACCCGCACAAGCATGGTTTCAGCCGTGTCTGCGTGTTCGGATCTAACGAGGTGTTGGCACTTTTGCCAGATGGCCCGCACATCGAGAAACATCCGCAGGCTATCCTGTCCAGGAACCTGCTGTTCCGCCTGTTCTTCGTGTTCTTCCTGCTAGGGGGCGAGCTGCGGCGCACCGGGTGCTCCTTGTTGTACAGCCCGGGCGGGCTCTACTTCGGCGGCATCCGTCCCTTCGCGACGATCAGCCGCAACATGATGCCCTTTGAACCCGAGCATTGGGGCATGTACCCGACCTTTAGCTTCGACCGGCTGCGCCTGCACCTGCTACGCCGCTTCCACGCCATCACCTTCCGCCGGGCCGACGGCATGGTGTTCCTCACCACCATTGCAGAGCGCATCGTGGGCGGTGCGATGGGTACCCCACGCGGTCGCACGGCGGTGATCGCCCACGGCGTCAACCGCAAGCTGTTCCGTCGCAGCGACGATTCACCGCCGCTTCCTGCCACGATAGACCCCCAGGGGCCGATCCGCCTGGTCTACCCTAGCCGCCTCGAGCCGTACAAACACCAAGTGCAAGTCATTGAAGCCGTGAAGGCGCTGCGCCGTGAATATCCCCAGCTGACCATCGACCTGTGCGGCCCCGCCAACCCAGACTACAAGGTGATCGTCGACGCAGCGCTGGACGCCTCCGGCCTGGGACCCGAGGCGGTCCGATACCACGGCGAGCTGCCATTGGCCGCCCTTCCACCGCTCTACGGACAGTCCCACCTGCTCGTCTTCGCCTCGTCTTGCGAGAATCTTCCCAACACGCTGATCGAAGCCCTGTGCTTCGGCATCCCCATCGTGAGTTCACGGCACCCGCCAATGCCCGAAGTTGCCCGAGACGCCTGCCTGTACTTCGATCCGTCCGACAGCCAGTCGATCGTGCAGGCCATCAGGGGGGGTGCTGATGGATTGGCCGGCCGCCCTTGA
- a CDS encoding acyltransferase, which yields MKFNNIAELRLLFALCVVVSHTIQLAGFKQYDAWRLILSSEVAVQAFFILSGFLVLGSYARTPQIGGFYLRRILRIYPAYVVAVLLFLALGIAQARSLGADVHFSEVGRYLVANLSLLNFLQPGVTGVFHSHAYTEINGALWTIKIEMMFYALVPLLHACGRRWSFRLVAAMLMIIGLCWRPLLDLLQASTGQNIHPSLAHQLPGQLHFFGLGVLLFDLANRPAHRFGNAWIALGALLLAYTLGDMRAALQMLLVSLFIFAATHMRQWRTPFEDADFSYGVYLSHFPIIQLLIGAGAASLGAGGFLALVLVLATAYAMASWHRVERPALQLARNAAA from the coding sequence GTGAAGTTCAACAACATCGCAGAGCTTCGGCTGCTATTCGCGCTGTGTGTCGTCGTCTCCCACACGATCCAGCTGGCCGGCTTCAAACAGTACGACGCATGGCGACTGATCCTGTCGTCCGAGGTGGCAGTTCAGGCCTTCTTCATCCTGAGCGGGTTCCTGGTACTCGGGAGCTATGCCCGCACCCCGCAGATCGGCGGCTTCTACCTGAGAAGAATCCTCCGCATCTACCCCGCCTATGTCGTGGCCGTGCTGCTCTTCCTGGCATTGGGCATCGCCCAGGCCCGATCCCTCGGCGCTGACGTGCACTTCAGCGAGGTGGGGCGCTACTTGGTCGCCAACCTGAGCCTGCTGAACTTCCTGCAGCCCGGCGTGACGGGTGTCTTCCACAGCCACGCCTACACGGAGATCAACGGTGCACTGTGGACGATCAAGATCGAAATGATGTTCTACGCACTCGTCCCCTTGCTGCACGCGTGCGGCCGGCGGTGGTCATTCAGGCTGGTCGCCGCGATGCTGATGATCATCGGCCTGTGCTGGCGCCCGCTACTGGATCTGCTGCAGGCATCGACCGGCCAAAACATTCACCCGTCCCTGGCGCACCAGTTGCCTGGCCAGCTTCATTTCTTCGGACTGGGCGTGCTGCTGTTCGACCTAGCCAACCGTCCCGCGCATCGTTTCGGCAATGCATGGATCGCCCTTGGCGCGCTACTGCTCGCCTACACACTGGGCGACATGCGGGCTGCCTTGCAGATGCTGCTCGTGTCTCTTTTCATCTTTGCGGCCACACACATGCGGCAATGGCGCACACCGTTCGAAGACGCCGATTTCTCTTACGGGGTCTATCTGTCCCACTTCCCGATCATCCAGCTGTTGATCGGCGCTGGTGCCGCCAGCCTCGGCGCAGGCGGCTTCCTCGCATTGGTGCTTGTGCTGGCGACAGCCTATGCGATGGCCAGCTGGCACAGGGTGGAACGCCCCGCATTGCAACTTGCGAGGAATGCCGCCGCATGA
- a CDS encoding O-antigen polymerase, with translation MLVMSVMGIALATAWSAWRYRLNPIVIALLAWTPAVVLTTIPYEFVLPLYDHLNKGVGLPAVVAMLMGFAGFSMGVLVTHAFYGHKPWDMIAARHSAITATDDRRLLQLFLVGLAIFSYAFSRSGLAFQLGLEPDEIFKSRLAFHLGPISSAVLFLDVTAIVFFAKLMENRRMVYVLPMLIAIAGYMITLQKSRVMFMGLSAVFLLLLYPAQARELVFGTMTRRLVTGLAVLTVIAGLFIMNAMRGIGLIPNTTFESPLVEQTFIYSGATAVLNLSAAVEGHVPSDAPTYGMVLTRPVLTHFIANRELLNPTKYFEGLNAATYLIYPWGDFRWFGFLLVPFLTGMLATIYLRAALRKTVMGLTLGSLAFTAAVFSVNTDVIFDQTTLVVMLMAFIAHSYAKVRPKRRKAKRAAPVNAEPSTS, from the coding sequence TTGCTCGTCATGTCCGTGATGGGGATCGCGCTGGCAACGGCATGGTCGGCATGGCGGTATCGGCTCAACCCGATCGTGATCGCACTCCTCGCATGGACTCCGGCGGTGGTACTGACGACCATCCCATACGAATTCGTGCTGCCCCTCTACGATCACTTGAACAAGGGCGTCGGGCTGCCCGCCGTCGTCGCGATGCTGATGGGCTTCGCAGGATTTTCCATGGGGGTGCTCGTCACGCATGCCTTCTATGGCCACAAACCTTGGGACATGATTGCCGCCAGGCACTCAGCAATCACGGCCACAGATGACAGGCGCCTGCTGCAACTCTTTCTCGTCGGGCTGGCAATCTTCTCGTACGCATTCTCGCGCTCCGGCCTCGCGTTCCAGCTGGGGCTTGAACCCGACGAGATCTTCAAGAGCCGGTTGGCTTTCCATCTGGGACCCATCAGTTCGGCGGTCCTCTTTCTCGACGTCACGGCGATCGTCTTCTTCGCCAAGTTGATGGAGAACCGGCGCATGGTGTATGTGCTGCCGATGCTGATCGCCATCGCGGGCTACATGATCACGCTCCAAAAGAGCCGCGTGATGTTCATGGGCCTGTCTGCAGTGTTCCTGCTGCTGCTCTATCCAGCGCAAGCGCGGGAACTGGTCTTCGGCACGATGACCCGCCGCTTGGTAACCGGCCTGGCAGTACTGACCGTTATCGCCGGGCTGTTCATCATGAATGCGATGCGCGGCATCGGCTTGATCCCCAACACGACCTTCGAGTCACCCCTGGTCGAGCAGACCTTCATCTACAGCGGCGCGACCGCCGTGCTCAATCTCTCTGCGGCCGTTGAAGGGCACGTGCCGAGCGACGCACCGACCTACGGCATGGTGCTGACACGGCCAGTCCTCACGCATTTCATCGCCAATCGCGAACTGCTCAATCCGACCAAATACTTCGAAGGCCTGAACGCAGCCACTTACCTCATCTACCCCTGGGGTGATTTCCGATGGTTCGGCTTCCTCCTGGTGCCCTTCCTGACGGGCATGCTCGCAACCATCTACCTGCGCGCAGCCCTGCGCAAGACCGTCATGGGGCTGACGCTAGGTTCACTCGCCTTCACAGCCGCCGTCTTTTCGGTCAACACCGACGTCATCTTCGACCAGACCACGCTCGTGGTGATGCTCATGGCGTTCATCGCCCATTCCTATGCGAAGGTCAGACCGAAACGGCGCAAGGCAAAACGGGCGGCACCTGTGAACGCCGAACCAAGCACCTCCTGA
- a CDS encoding trans-aconitate 2-methyltransferase — protein sequence MIEDGSKYFHEDVQYSDALKARLAQGVEMDSAKAMGQYLQDWCGGDLDIVDFGGGPGHYLPVIRSRYAKGRLSYKSVDIDATHVEFGKRHFAGQPDVEFCVGSVMTPEPHLARANCVVSANTLPHVPALAPLLACLRESKNIRYIVFRMLIGNECVQIKKHLRADHFEHLFDRDFQFNNIYSADYLAHGLGPDWALEIRPDIFDASRLEQHRLPEQETNPFYGNRVSRPVNGMIFKGDIYMPWKFVLGRRIA from the coding sequence ATGATTGAAGATGGGTCGAAGTACTTTCATGAGGATGTCCAGTATTCCGATGCGCTTAAGGCCCGTCTGGCCCAGGGTGTCGAGATGGACTCGGCCAAGGCCATGGGGCAGTACCTGCAGGATTGGTGCGGTGGTGACCTGGACATCGTTGACTTCGGCGGCGGCCCGGGGCACTACCTCCCCGTCATCCGGTCGCGCTATGCCAAGGGGCGGCTCAGCTATAAAAGCGTGGACATCGACGCCACGCATGTCGAGTTCGGCAAACGGCACTTCGCCGGGCAACCCGACGTGGAGTTCTGCGTTGGCTCGGTCATGACGCCGGAGCCCCACCTTGCGCGAGCCAACTGCGTGGTGTCGGCCAACACGCTGCCCCATGTCCCTGCACTGGCCCCCCTGCTGGCCTGCCTGCGTGAGTCGAAGAACATTCGCTACATCGTGTTCCGCATGCTGATCGGCAATGAGTGCGTGCAGATCAAAAAGCATCTGCGCGCCGATCACTTCGAACATCTGTTCGATCGGGATTTCCAGTTCAACAACATCTACTCTGCGGACTATCTGGCCCATGGCCTTGGGCCAGATTGGGCGTTGGAGATCCGACCCGACATCTTTGATGCGAGCCGCCTGGAGCAGCACCGCCTGCCAGAACAGGAGACCAATCCGTTCTATGGCAATCGCGTCTCGCGTCCGGTAAACGGCATGATCTTCAAGGGCGACATCTACATGCCCTGGAAGTTCGTCCTCGGCCGCCGCATCGCCTGA
- a CDS encoding polysaccharide deacetylase family protein: MTLLAINHHYYRTESTGRGIYPTTPQALRAEVEQVVAHGWKIGDQRDLLDHLEGLDRPRRLCVLTFDDGLKEQMTAIVDLAAVGACAICFVPTQPLLELQVLDVHKLQMVRARLPDEQLADMLNLRFGFHGREFDEQHLAIQYRYDAPLSRRVKYFLNFMLEPQARDSWLSQAFSDLLGDERAAASSLYMTEDDLRLLARLGLIGSHAHSHRPLATLDAATLGSELQRSFDELKRITGVAPLGISYPYGGQSAVSQAVFDAATDCGYRYGFTMKRGTTEVTEALQGQAMSLNRVDTNDVADWLAAGH, encoded by the coding sequence ATGACACTGCTGGCCATTAATCACCACTACTACCGTACCGAGTCGACCGGTCGCGGCATCTACCCCACCACGCCGCAGGCATTGCGCGCCGAAGTCGAGCAGGTCGTCGCTCATGGCTGGAAGATCGGCGACCAGCGAGACCTGCTGGATCATCTAGAAGGACTCGACCGACCGCGACGGTTGTGCGTGCTGACATTCGACGACGGCCTGAAGGAGCAGATGACAGCCATCGTCGATCTCGCGGCCGTCGGCGCGTGTGCCATCTGCTTCGTGCCCACCCAGCCCCTTCTGGAACTGCAGGTACTGGATGTGCACAAGTTGCAGATGGTCCGTGCTCGCCTGCCCGACGAGCAACTTGCGGACATGCTGAACCTCAGGTTCGGCTTCCATGGGAGGGAGTTCGACGAGCAACATCTGGCGATCCAGTATCGCTACGATGCGCCACTGAGCCGACGGGTGAAGTACTTCCTGAACTTCATGCTGGAGCCTCAGGCGCGGGACAGCTGGCTCTCGCAAGCCTTCTCGGATCTGCTGGGAGACGAGCGCGCCGCTGCAAGCTCGCTCTACATGACCGAAGACGATCTGCGGCTGCTCGCTCGCCTCGGTCTGATCGGTTCGCATGCCCACAGCCACCGTCCGCTGGCCACCCTGGATGCGGCAACCCTGGGTTCGGAGTTGCAGAGGTCTTTCGACGAACTCAAGCGCATCACCGGCGTCGCACCACTCGGTATCTCCTACCCCTACGGTGGACAATCCGCGGTCAGCCAGGCTGTATTCGACGCCGCCACTGACTGCGGCTATCGATACGGATTCACGATGAAGCGCGGCACTACCGAAGTGACCGAAGCCTTGCAGGGCCAGGCCATGTCACTGAATCGTGTTGACACGAACGATGTAGCCGATTGGCTCGCAGCGGGCCATTGA
- a CDS encoding formyltransferase family protein yields the protein MKIMAPKALILTSDKPRHRFFAATIASRFLAPFALLEQKKSYYTEQLANSEAVRQHFARNAEAEALWFQIDANAFEPEQRRVPDINDPACIEWARDQGFDVVCLYGTGILGPQWLSAFPDRIVNLHLGLSPYYRGSATLFWPFVHRELHLLGTTIHLATAKVDGGNILARVRPDLREQEDYYAITHRLIRDSILQVPTVIGDYLSGTVTAMPQEQVKGRFCRKADFNDLALQSALDYAGTGLAAAEIANIRSLMP from the coding sequence ATGAAAATCATGGCGCCCAAGGCTCTGATCCTCACCAGCGACAAGCCGCGACATCGTTTTTTTGCGGCAACTATCGCCTCCCGGTTCCTAGCCCCATTTGCACTGCTGGAACAGAAGAAGAGCTACTACACCGAGCAATTGGCCAATTCAGAGGCGGTACGCCAGCACTTTGCGCGCAATGCCGAAGCCGAGGCGCTTTGGTTTCAGATCGACGCCAACGCCTTCGAACCGGAACAGCGCCGCGTTCCCGACATCAACGACCCCGCCTGCATCGAGTGGGCACGGGACCAGGGCTTTGACGTGGTGTGCCTGTACGGGACCGGCATCCTGGGGCCGCAGTGGCTGTCCGCATTCCCGGACCGGATCGTCAACCTGCATCTCGGTCTGTCCCCGTACTACCGCGGCTCGGCAACGCTGTTCTGGCCCTTCGTTCATCGGGAACTGCATCTGTTGGGAACCACCATCCACCTGGCCACCGCCAAGGTGGATGGTGGAAACATACTGGCCCGTGTCCGCCCGGATCTGCGCGAACAGGAAGACTACTACGCCATCACCCATCGCCTGATCCGCGACTCGATACTGCAAGTGCCGACAGTCATCGGTGACTATTTGAGCGGCACGGTCACCGCCATGCCGCAGGAACAGGTGAAAGGTCGGTTCTGCCGCAAAGCCGACTTCAACGACCTGGCACTGCAGTCGGCCCTTGACTATGCCGGTACTGGCTTGGCCGCTGCGGAGATCGCCAACATTCGCTCGCTGATGCCATGA